GAGTTCCATGAACTCTTTGTGCTCTCTGATGTCACCAGGGGTGTGTCTCAGTGCACATTTGATTCCGTATTCTTCATGGTACTCTTCCATGATGGTCTTCTGTGCGTGTGCTACAGCTGCTCCCCATGACGGGTTGTTGGTCATCTGCTGTACGTGTTCTGTCTCAAGTACTACGGATGGGAAACCTACCTGAACCATTCTTGCCATGATATCTTTTGTGATCCTCTGGTACTCATTTACGAGTTTCTCCATGGACTCACCGGCTTCTGGCCTTGGAGCGTAGTTTACTTCTGCGGTTGTGTATCCTGCTCCGATCTCGAGGTCAAGACCTGCTTTTACAGGTTTCTTTGCGTTACCGAAGACCATTTCGTCAGCTTCGGAATATGCCATTGATGTAAATCTGTTAATTGCCATTTTTAATCACCTTAGTGGTTGTGGAATTTCTCTCTCAGTGCTGCAATGTCTGCGCCTGCAAGGATAGCGTCTGCCATCTTTGGTGCGTCTGCTGCTTCTTCTCCGTATACACCAAGTGAATAGGTTGAAACGAAGTCCTGATTTACTGCTCCGCCACCGCATGCGAATGGCATTGTGATTCCGCTCTCAACAAGAAGATCGTTGACTTCCTTGAATGCATACATGGTTGTTGTCATGAGTGCAGTTCCGGTCATCATGATTGGCTCGTGTTCTTTTACAGCTGCGAGTGCTTCTGCGGATGGTACGTCTCTTCCGAGGTCGATAACTTCATAGCCGTTTGCTCTGAGGAGAGCTGCTACGATTGACTTACCGATGTCGTGTACGTCACCTTCTGCGACCATACAGATGACCTTACCCTTCTGGACTGGGGTCTCTGTGGACTGGCTCTTACAGAACTCAATACCATCAAGCATTGCATCTGCTGACATCATTACGTTTGGAAGGAAGATTACACCCTGGTCATAAAGGTCTGTTACTACCTTCATGCCTACCATAAGTGCATCGTCGATGAGTGCGATTGGGTCCTTGCCTGCTTCGATAGCTGCTTCAAGACCTTCAATAACATCATCTTCTTCACCCTCAAAGATCGCTTCTGCGATTGGCTTGTATAACTCCTCTTTAGGATAGAGTTCTGCTGCCGCCTCTTCAGGGGTCATTGATTTTTCCATTTTAACGTTGTATCTGATAAGGATACCTTCTTTGTCTACTATTAACATTCTATACCTCCTTCAATTTGGATAGTCTAGTTCATTGAACTTGGGTCAAGTTCAATCCAATCTACACAAAAAGGTTCTTCTGAACCTCAAAGCATGCACTTTTTTTATGGTATATAAATGTTACCTCGTAACATTACGTATATATAAATATTTCCTATATAAATAAATAATAATATTTAAATAATAAATAACTAGATGAACTATTGATATTGATAATCACCTGTATGGGCTTTTAAATAAATTAATAACTACTAAATATAGGCAAATATTCTTATAGTATAATTATCGATTGACTGAATTAAAAGTAGTATAAAAAAACATGTATACTACATAATATACTTTAGTTGATAATCTGGAACTCTGTTTTATACTATGTCTATTAAGCATGTTTTTTAGATGCGCTCAATATTAATGGATTAACAATACATCATCAAACCAATATACTTAAATAATACAAAGTCCCGATTTTTACAAATTATAAAAATGAATTTACCTTTACAAGTTATAATACATAGATTTAAGGTCGAAATTTGAATGAAAACAAAGAGAACATGTAATATATATTTATAAATACAATATAATTCATATTTTAAGTGCTGAAAACCAGGAAAGACAATAATTCAACCAAAAGAACTATATCATACCTTTTCACGGGAGACGCATATCGTTATTGTGTCATCACCCAGTTGCCCCAGTGAACAGCGCATCTCAACGGGTATTATCTCACCGGAAGAAGATTCAAAAGGTATCCTGCAGACATGCTCCCTGCCCTCAAGAATATCCTTGAGCTCAGATGCCGCTTCCAAAAGCATTTTTTGCGGATAGATTTTAATGAGGTTCATACCTATGAGCTCGTTTTCCGGGTAAGCAAGCCTTTCATAGGAATGAGGATTGGCATAGCTTATGCAACCATCGCTGTCAAGCATGAAAACCATATCTTCCATGGACTCAAAAATGACCCGCAAATTCCTGATATTCTTCTGGACATCTGCCTGTTCGCGCATACGTCCTATAACCGGTCCCATCTGGGAAGTTATTGTCTCAAGGGAATCACGTACCTCAAAAGGAACGGCATAAACACTATGTGATGCAAGCATCAATATAGCTACAAGTTCCATCCCATATCTGATGGGGATTAAAGCAGTAGCTTCAAGCCCCTCATCGCCATGTTTATCACCGGGAACCATTGAAGTCAGCTCATAAAAACGTGTATAGAGGGGGTATTCGGTCTTAAGGAGACGGGCATGAATTGACCCGCCTGCATAATACCTGGAGCTTTTCACGAATTCCGAAGACAGGCCGGAATGGGCAACAATATTCATATCACCGGTAGCCCCGTCTACAAGGTAAAGGGCACCACAGTCCAGATCATCCATCTGTGTTGTAAATTCCACAAGCTGTGAGAACATATCGCCCACATCACCAAGCGGGCTGAAAAGCATGCCGACATCGGACCCTATCTGCATGAAATTCTTCACGTTCTTACGCTCAGTAATATCGACAATTATTCCCTGAATGTACTGAAGCCTGCCCTCAGGATCACGTTTTATCACAGATCTTTCGTCAACCCACCTAACTTCACCTGAGCTGGTAAGTATGCGATATTCAAACGAGAGATTATCCTCGCCTGACAGGATATCATACTCCATGGTAAGCCTTTCCATATCCGACGGATGCACAATATCGCCATACAGAACTTCGCCTGACATAAGATCATCTGCTTCATATCCAAACTGGGATATATTCTCAGACACAAATTCAACTCTCCAGTCTTCATCAGGTTTCCAGAAAAAGACAACCGCAGGACTGCTTTTGATTACGGTTTCCAGAACTTTCTGTACTTCAATAAGTTCGAGAAGTTCCCTTTCTTTTTCCTTCTGGTCAGTAATGTCCCTGATAATAGCCATTATTGCAGGTCTGCCTTCATGATCTATAATAGATGAATTTATCTCGGCCGGCGTGTTGGATCCATCTTTTGACACAAGTTCAATTTCATACTTCAGGGTGGAATTGCGATTCTTTTCAAGACTGCGGCGGAATCTGTTCATCACAAGCCTTTGGTACTCTACGGAAAGAAAATCCTCAAATGGCCGCCTGATTATTTCAGGTCTGGAAAAACCAGTGATCTCACAGAACTTCATGTTTGCAAACATCAGGATGTTGTCCTGTACAATAATAATACCGTCGTTTCCCTCTTCAACAAGAGAAGAATATTTCTTTTCCGAAGCTTTGAGTTCGGATTCTGCCTTTTTTCTTTCAGAAATATCTCTTACAGTCATCATTACAGAAGGCTTTTCCTCATGGATTATAAAAGCCAGACTAATTTCAGCAGGGAAAAATTCACCGTCTTTTTTCAGGAACTCAACTTCATCATTCCGTCTTATGCTGTGCTCATCTTTTAGTACTTTTTTCACACGTTTTCCAAGCATACGCTGATAATTCAGCGGAACAAAATCAATAAAGGACTGCCTGGGAAGTTCTGTCCGTGAATAACCGGTCATTTCAGAGAACTTCGAATTAACAAACTTAAAAGTATCATTCTGAATGATTACTATACCGTCATTTCCCTTTTCAACAAGTGTGGAATACTTTTCCTCAGATGCCTTAAGTTCAGCTTCAGCACGTTTTCTTTCAGAAATATCCCTCACGGCCATCATCACCGAAGGCTGCTGTTCATACAATATGTAAGAAAGACTAATTTCGGCAGGGAATGCATTGCCGTCAGTTTTAAGGAATTCAACTTCATCATTCCGCCTGATACCACGCATATCCTTCAGGACTTTTTTATGGCGCTTATCTATCATGCGGTGATATTCCATGGAGAGATAATCAAGCAATTTCCTGCCTGAAAGCCCGGTAGCTTCTGTTCCCATCATCTGGGCGAACTTGGAATTTATAAAAGTCAGAGTGCCTTTTTGATTTACGATGATAATTCCATCATTACCCTTTTCAACAAGTGTGGAATATTTTTCTTCGGATGCTTTTAGGTCTGATTCAGCCTTTCTCTGAACTGTGATATCTTCTATAAACAGCAAAATAATCCTGCCGACATCTGTATTATCCAAAAGTCTTGCATTGAAACGCAAAATTCTGTTGCCATGCTTTGCAATATAATATTCAAGTTCCAGATCCTCAAAAAAGACATCTTCAGCCATAACTTTTTCGAGGAAAGGTCTTAACCGGCGATTGACCAGATTGTTATCTATGATATCGAAAATTAAGCCTCCACTATTCTCCTGCGGCCTGAAATTAAAAATTTCATTAAAAAAGCGATTAGTGGAGAGTACGTGGAATGTACTGTCAAGAATAAGAAGCGGATTCTGGATGCTATCAACTATGTTTTTGCAATAGCTACCTTCGTTTTCCACTTTCGGGAAATCAACGTCTTGCTTGTTTTCTATGCTTATAATGCTATGGAAAATGACAGAATCATTCTGCGTAAGCTTACCTGTCCTCTCCAGTACTTTGTATATCCTGCCATCAAAAGACCGTATCCTGTATTCGGCTGAAAAGTAGAATCTATTCTTATCATTTATAAAAAGCTTCAATTTTTCAGCTAGTATTGAAGTATCCTGGGGATGAATGATATCCCAGTAATTCACTTTTCCCGAAATCAAATCATTTTGCAAATAACCCAGCAAGGCTATGTTGTCAGATACTGAAATGACTTTCCTGGACATTATGTCATCCCAGATAAAAGAAAATACTACCATGTCACCGGAGGGTCTTAAATCCCGCATGCAGGGTGAATGTGTACTATCCATCGGACGTTTAGACTGAGTAATAAAACCACCATATTATAAATTGTATTCTTGCGACATTAAAGTTGTTTATGAATTAATTATAAATGTAAATGATATCAAACTAAATTTTAGCAACACGTATTAAACCGGATTTCATCCTCATCAGATTACTTATGCAAAAAAGGAGATGTTAAATATATGGAAGATTCAGATTATTATTTGGCTCTCATCTTAAATTCCATATTTCCTTCAATCCAATCTACACAAGAAGGATTTGTCTTTAGATGTGAGCCACCTCTTTTCGTCAGAGTGTGAACCAACATTTTTAGTGCACATGGAATTGTTCCCTTAATTCATCAATGTTCTTATTCTCAAGGATCATGTCTGCTATTTTTGGAACCACAGCAGCATCTTCACAGTATATTCCAAGTTCGTAGTTCATAACAAAATCCTGGGTAACAGCACCGCCACCGCATATAAAGGGTATATGTATGCCATTTTCAAGAAGGCAATTATTAACTTCCATGAAGGAATACATTGTAGTTGTCATCAGGGAAGTACCTGTAAGCATTATCGGTTTGTATTTGAGCACGGCATTGATGACCTCATCAGTAGACACGTCACTTCCAAGATCAATGACATCATAACCGTTGGCTTTCAGGAGGACGATCAATATTTTCTTGCCGATATCGTGAATATCCCCTTCCACAACATATGATACCACTGTTCCCTTGCTTTCATGGGTTTTTCCTGATATCTGCTTGCAGTATTCGATCCCGTCTGTCATGGCATGGGAAGAGATCATCACATCAGGAAGGAAAAGGTTTCCATCTTCATATAACTGGGATACGATATCCATCCCTACCATAAGAGCGTCATCGATAAGGGAGATAGGATCTTTTCCTGCTTCTACAGCATCCTTCAGGGTAATAATGACCTCGTCTTCGTCTCCTTCAAATACTGCTTCAACTATTTTACTCAATAATACGTCCTGGGGAAATAGTTCTCTTGCGATCTCATCAGGGTTAAGCTCATCTTCAAGTTTAACATTATATCTAACGAGAATCCCTGTTGGATCTATATCCAGCATTGTGCCTCCTTTTTTCAAAATATTTTTTATGCAGTGTATGCATGCGGACTGCATAATTATTAACAATGATAAGTTAATTTTGTATATACTAATTTCTAATGGCTACTTAAATTGTAACCCTGATATGTAAAGGTAACGTCTAAAAATCAAGAAAAATGTCGTCTTTATAAAAAGAAAACCCAGTTTTTAAAAAAACATGCCTAGGCACCATTTACATTATGGCACCATCACAAAGCATCAACAAAGACAAGCCAGATTAAGTGATTAATCACAGAATGAGAGTTTTGCTTAGTGTCACAAGAATTAAGCTGCGTCGGGATTATCCTCCCAGATTCCAAAAGCATTTCCTTCAGTGTCCTCACACATTGCAAGATAGCCCCATCCGGGGACCGGCATCGGAGTTGAGGCTTTTCCACCTGCCTGTTCTATCTTTTTAACATATTCGTTCACTGACGGAACACCGATGTAGTTTGTAACGCTCTGGCCGGGTTCCCCTCTGGCTCCCATTCCTCCCCTGATACCTTCATTGCCTTGAAGATCTTTAGTTGCAAAAAGATAAAATTCTGTATCTGGAATGGGGTTTTTGAATGTCCAGCCGAAAAGTTCAGAATAGAATTTCTTTGATCTGTCAAGATCATCTGTTGGTATGTCTATGTGAATGAAAGTTGCCATATAATAACCCCAATTCAACTGGGTTTTTTGAATACTTATAGCTTTGTATCCTGCAGTAGCAAATCTTTTATAGCCTACTTTGTCTATTCCAGAAGAATGAATCCGGGTACCAGAAAAGCATATGCTGAGCTCATAACCGGTTCTGTGCTTTTCGGACTTCTGGGTGTTTTTGTTGATTACCTTCAGGAAGTACCGACCGGACCCATGATATTCTACAAAGAGCTTTTCGGTGTGTTTTCACTATTGGTTTTTATTATAATCACCGGAAAAGTATCCAGTGTAATCCCACACCGAAAAAAACATTATCTCCTGTTACTGGGTTTTATTAATACAAGCACGATTTTTACGTATTTCACCTGTATCAAACATACCAGTTTTTCAGTTGCAATACTCATGCTTTACACGGCACCAATGTATGTGACACTGTTCTCACCACTGATACTGAAAGAAAAGATAACAATCAAAGGAATTGTTGCACTGGCTCTGTCTCTTATCGGCCTTATATTCATAGTTGATTTAGGAAACATGAGTTCAGGATTGAATTCAGGTCTGAGTGGCAGTAGCAGCCATTTCATAGGAATTGCCGCAGGTATCCTCAGTAGTTCTCTAATTTTCCCTCCATCTTGTTCCTACTACTATTGAATTACCTTAAACACTGCACTATTAACTGTATTCTTAACTTTCTTCTAATCCATTCTTCAACAAACAGAATAAATCTGGCAAACCTGAACTTATCCTCGTCAATGGTTATTGGACCTGGTTTTACAATAGTAAAATGTATTTTCAGGAGGTAAAGCCATGTATTTCTGAGCAGGAACGATATTAAAGTAAAGAAGTATCTTAAAGTAACGTCCCTTGTTGATGTTTTTGGTTTGACGATATTTCTCATCCTATATGATGACTCGATAGCAAATCGCCTTCTATAGACTGTACTAACTTTCCTTGGAGACCAGTTAACCCCATAAACAACAAAACCAAGGTTCTCACATCCACATTTACCTCTTTTACCTTTCAGATACTTGACATCAATTATGATATCTAAGCGAACTTCTTTCTTTTGAGCATTCCTCATCACATATTCAGCAGACCTTGCTTTTCTCCCTTCAAGTAGTTGCTTGATAACTTTTCCTCTTCTTACTATTGGTATGATATGAGGGATATCCCTGTTCCGTAATAACTCAAATACATCTACAGAACTGAACTCTCTATCCAAACAAAGTACCTTGATATTGAGATTTAGTTCTTTAATAAGATCTATGAAGTAAGTAAGGAAATCTACCTTTGTTTTATTTCTCTCCACAGGAAGGACTGCAATAGTATACCTCTCATTCTTGTTTATGATCGAAAGTGATACATACGAATAAAATGAATTTGTGGATCTCTTGACCTGACTTCGTATCACGTAGTCTTCATTGGACGAGTCAATTGTCCCGTAATATGGATCATTAGTAAAATCGATAGCAAACTCATACTTTTTCTTTGGTCTTAAAGTGCTGACAACACCTTGAAGAAGAATATTCTCATTTATCAAGATAAGCTCTTCAAGACTTAGTTTCCTGAGATGATATCTTAAAGATGTCTCACAAGGAATATCTTGATAATGTTTTGATGCAGAATGAACTGAACCGTTATCCACTGCCATACATATGGCAGTGTAAAATAGATCATTAGAACTAAGTGAGCCATTTATCTTGATATCGATATTATCTATGAGTGGTTTAAGAACAGTGTCAATACATTGTTTTGGTTTTAGTTCAAGTTTAGAAGTGGTTCGTGAATTGTATGGTGGAAATGACATATGGCGGCGTTCCCGCCATATATAAAGCTATCGGGAGGCATTACTGAGTTCAAGAGGTAAAATTAGAGAACTACTGATCCTGTCTGGTTTTTTCTTTGGTACTGAGATAGTAATTATAAGATACATCAGGGATGACTATTCCAGTGTTGCACAGTTATTCTGGTACTCTCTTATAGGTGTGTTTTTGCTGTTGCCATTCTCTGGTGGTGTATCAGAAACAGTGCTCATGGCTAACATGCCGGTGTTAATTATTTTTGGCGTGGTCAATACTGCCATAGCAGCACTACTCTATGTTAGCGGAATATCCCGCATCGAAGCTCAGAAAGGAAGTATACTTGCCCTGCTTGAACCGGTAAGCGGTATCTTTTTTGATGTCACCATCCTTCATACACCGCTACTTATGGATACTGCTATCGGATGTGTTTTCATTCTTTTTGGAGCCTATATTGCAGTTATGGAAAAAAGTCCAAGGATATTCGGGAAATATTTTAAGATACAAATCTAGTTCTCATAGTATTCTGCCATTTCTAAAGCATGAAGAACAAAAGTAAATAATTAACTTTAAATAGGTATTTCAACATATTTTGAACTACTCGCCGATGAGATTTTGGAACTTATTACGAATTAACAGTGTGAACTTCAACCATAAAGGAGATAAAATATGAAAATGCTAGAAGAGTTCTTCCCGGAATTTACTGAAAAGCTTGATGAGATTGACAAACTATACGCTGAGAATAGACCGGTGGATGAAAAAACATATCAGTTCCTTTGCTTTGCACTTTCCATCAAAGCAAGGTCAAAGCCCTGCGTTCTTAAGCATTTCAAGGGTGCTCTGGATGCCGGTGCTACTGTAAAAGAGCTTTCCTACATACTTGCACTTACCATGAGAGAAGCTGCAGGTGCAGATGACTGCTGGACGCATGATGTGCTTGGAGACTGGAAAGAGATCATGAAAGGCAACGTCTGCTGCAGTTGTTCAGGAGATGAAGACAAATAAATCTGTTGATATCCTTTCTTTTTTATTTTTGACATTACTGCTGATTATCAATATTCCAACGTTTGTTGGTACAGAACTGCTGAAAAAGCACAATATTTTCATTTAGACACAAACTTTTAAAAACACTCCGGTTAAATCAATGACATTGATTTTAAGAGAGAGTGATGAAAATGCCATCCAATGTAACTGTAAATTCTGCAATATGTGGTTTCAAACACAAGATCAACGGACAGATTGAAGGAAAAACAATAATAACAGACATCGAAACAGATTGTTCCAAGGTAGCCAAAATAGCACATATGGAGATACCTAAGAAGCAGACTTTGGACATAAAAGAGAATTACGTCATGGATCAGGCACAAAATGTCTGCTGTACGACCTGTATTGTTCCGGCAGGTGTCCTTCACGTATGTAAAATGGAGCTTGGTATGCTTTCAAAGACCCTGGCAAAACAATCAGAGAGAGTAAGCATAGAGTTTGATGACGACTAGAAAATGCAAATCCTGACATTTGTTGATTAGAACATAAAATAAGAA
Above is a window of uncultured Methanolobus sp. DNA encoding:
- the mtaC gene encoding methanol--corrinoid protein MtaC, translated to MLIVDKEGILIRYNVKMEKSMTPEEAAAELYPKEELYKPIAEAIFEGEEDDVIEGLEAAIEAGKDPIALIDDALMVGMKVVTDLYDQGVIFLPNVMMSADAMLDGIEFCKSQSTETPVQKGKVICMVAEGDVHDIGKSIVAALLRANGYEVIDLGRDVPSAEALAAVKEHEPIMMTGTALMTTTMYAFKEVNDLLVESGITMPFACGGGAVNQDFVSTYSLGVYGEEAADAPKMADAILAGADIAALREKFHNH
- a CDS encoding PAS domain S-box protein; protein product: MSRKVISVSDNIALLGYLQNDLISGKVNYWDIIHPQDTSILAEKLKLFINDKNRFYFSAEYRIRSFDGRIYKVLERTGKLTQNDSVIFHSIISIENKQDVDFPKVENEGSYCKNIVDSIQNPLLILDSTFHVLSTNRFFNEIFNFRPQENSGGLIFDIIDNNLVNRRLRPFLEKVMAEDVFFEDLELEYYIAKHGNRILRFNARLLDNTDVGRIILLFIEDITVQRKAESDLKASEEKYSTLVEKGNDGIIIVNQKGTLTFINSKFAQMMGTEATGLSGRKLLDYLSMEYHRMIDKRHKKVLKDMRGIRRNDEVEFLKTDGNAFPAEISLSYILYEQQPSVMMAVRDISERKRAEAELKASEEKYSTLVEKGNDGIVIIQNDTFKFVNSKFSEMTGYSRTELPRQSFIDFVPLNYQRMLGKRVKKVLKDEHSIRRNDEVEFLKKDGEFFPAEISLAFIIHEEKPSVMMTVRDISERKKAESELKASEKKYSSLVEEGNDGIIIVQDNILMFANMKFCEITGFSRPEIIRRPFEDFLSVEYQRLVMNRFRRSLEKNRNSTLKYEIELVSKDGSNTPAEINSSIIDHEGRPAIMAIIRDITDQKEKERELLELIEVQKVLETVIKSSPAVVFFWKPDEDWRVEFVSENISQFGYEADDLMSGEVLYGDIVHPSDMERLTMEYDILSGEDNLSFEYRILTSSGEVRWVDERSVIKRDPEGRLQYIQGIIVDITERKNVKNFMQIGSDVGMLFSPLGDVGDMFSQLVEFTTQMDDLDCGALYLVDGATGDMNIVAHSGLSSEFVKSSRYYAGGSIHARLLKTEYPLYTRFYELTSMVPGDKHGDEGLEATALIPIRYGMELVAILMLASHSVYAVPFEVRDSLETITSQMGPVIGRMREQADVQKNIRNLRVIFESMEDMVFMLDSDGCISYANPHSYERLAYPENELIGMNLIKIYPQKMLLEAASELKDILEGREHVCRIPFESSSGEIIPVEMRCSLGQLGDDTITICVSREKV
- the mtaC gene encoding methanol--corrinoid protein MtaC, coding for MLDIDPTGILVRYNVKLEDELNPDEIARELFPQDVLLSKIVEAVFEGDEDEVIITLKDAVEAGKDPISLIDDALMVGMDIVSQLYEDGNLFLPDVMISSHAMTDGIEYCKQISGKTHESKGTVVSYVVEGDIHDIGKKILIVLLKANGYDVIDLGSDVSTDEVINAVLKYKPIMLTGTSLMTTTMYSFMEVNNCLLENGIHIPFICGGGAVTQDFVMNYELGIYCEDAAVVPKIADMILENKNIDELREQFHVH
- a CDS encoding VOC family protein, with amino-acid sequence MATFIHIDIPTDDLDRSKKFYSELFGWTFKNPIPDTEFYLFATKDLQGNEGIRGGMGARGEPGQSVTNYIGVPSVNEYVKKIEQAGGKASTPMPVPGWGYLAMCEDTEGNAFGIWEDNPDAA
- a CDS encoding EamA family transporter; amino-acid sequence: MNPGTRKAYAELITGSVLFGLLGVFVDYLQEVPTGPMIFYKELFGVFSLLVFIIITGKVSSVIPHRKKHYLLLLGFINTSTIFTYFTCIKHTSFSVAILMLYTAPMYVTLFSPLILKEKITIKGIVALALSLIGLIFIVDLGNMSSGLNSGLSGSSSHFIGIAAGILSSSLIFPPSCSYYY
- a CDS encoding ISH3 family transposase codes for the protein MSFPPYNSRTTSKLELKPKQCIDTVLKPLIDNIDIKINGSLSSNDLFYTAICMAVDNGSVHSASKHYQDIPCETSLRYHLRKLSLEELILINENILLQGVVSTLRPKKKYEFAIDFTNDPYYGTIDSSNEDYVIRSQVKRSTNSFYSYVSLSIINKNERYTIAVLPVERNKTKVDFLTYFIDLIKELNLNIKVLCLDREFSSVDVFELLRNRDIPHIIPIVRRGKVIKQLLEGRKARSAEYVMRNAQKKEVRLDIIIDVKYLKGKRGKCGCENLGFVVYGVNWSPRKVSTVYRRRFAIESSYRMRNIVKPKTSTRDVTLRYFFTLISFLLRNTWLYLLKIHFTIVKPGPITIDEDKFRFARFILFVEEWIRRKLRIQLIVQCLR
- a CDS encoding DMT family transporter, giving the protein MSGFFFGTEIVIIRYIRDDYSSVAQLFWYSLIGVFLLLPFSGGVSETVLMANMPVLIIFGVVNTAIAALLYVSGISRIEAQKGSILALLEPVSGIFFDVTILHTPLLMDTAIGCVFILFGAYIAVMEKSPRIFGKYFKIQI
- a CDS encoding carboxymuconolactone decarboxylase family protein, which translates into the protein MKMLEEFFPEFTEKLDEIDKLYAENRPVDEKTYQFLCFALSIKARSKPCVLKHFKGALDAGATVKELSYILALTMREAAGADDCWTHDVLGDWKEIMKGNVCCSCSGDEDK